Proteins from a single region of Chloroflexota bacterium:
- the moaC gene encoding cyclic pyranopterin monophosphate synthase MoaC, protein MTDLTHLDETGRARMVDVSAKGETIRIATARGRVLMRPETLALIRSGGVTKGDVLAIAQVAGVMGAKRTSDLIPLCHPLPITGVDLKFELDDDASAVEITAIARIVGKTGVEMEALTAVATAALTVYDMCKAVDKDMVVDNIRLMHKVGGKSGEYVRAGEAVAEATGRQRG, encoded by the coding sequence CCTGACCCATCTCGACGAGACCGGCCGCGCCCGCATGGTCGACGTCAGCGCCAAGGGCGAGACTATCCGCATCGCCACGGCCCGAGGCCGCGTGCTGATGCGCCCGGAGACGCTGGCGCTGATCCGCTCCGGCGGCGTCACCAAGGGCGACGTCCTGGCGATTGCCCAGGTGGCCGGCGTGATGGGCGCCAAACGAACCTCAGACTTGATCCCACTCTGCCATCCGCTCCCCATCACCGGCGTCGATCTGAAGTTCGAGCTGGACGACGACGCCTCTGCTGTCGAGATCACGGCGATTGCCCGCATCGTGGGGAAGACCGGCGTCGAGATGGAGGCGCTGACGGCCGTCGCGACGGCCGCGCTCACCGTCTACGACATGTGCAAGGCGGTTGACAAAGACATGGTGGTCGACAACATCAGGCTGATGCACAAAGTCGGCGGCAAGAGCGGCGAGTACGTCCGCGCCGGCGAGGCGGTGGCCGAGGCGACCGGGAGGCAGCGTGGCTGA